The following proteins are encoded in a genomic region of Trypanosoma brucei gambiense DAL972 chromosome 8, complete sequence:
- a CDS encoding 5'-3' exonuclease XRNC, putative produces the protein MYRTWVRTWKEGSNRRENVVPMCTFVGPDLYSSDVRVYTAVIRCAHSRPLPYPLFLSHPHSFIFVSFFILHDVLFTIINVNHQFIGWRVFAEMGVPLLLTWLRRRFAACFLPSNSNVSADCLYIDVNGLVYQAATLATSGGGDPADIEAAILRRLFDLLDDIVLRLVRPRSLVYLAVDGISPMGKLAQQRSRRRRRRRQDPHSHVRTTEWDSNSISVGTSFMSSLTDALHFYCASRAERINVERLREYKQRDVGKDVASAGFPANEKAAPSLITFVSDNVWRPGEGESKIADAIRRFRSQPNYDPNTAHVICSSDTDVTVCSLILHEPNIHVLRYEHVSASTAKGGNNNWQTYAGDSWASTFFSIYAFREELRLRLRIEQTCSNTMSAEELEKLNKQFEAALHDVVFVLLLFGNDFLPSVGCRIEEGFLDSLLEMLATDFVTRGRSIVDPVTNTIQFDAARYALESLAEMRNERSGGLQVDNGAEGAADWGFVNEQFLQRKAAEEAEKAPWCYAYWTMLQWSLQNSAGVVEHWGCYYPYSTAPPLHLLQKYCGTLSYDALMELAEKRSRRKVGHHNRAHDGTNSGSGERVVRLRGPGPTDVLVQLLVLLPTRSIALLPTAVRKGYSEIEPIVVAPVEEIDFAAVQTWCATKRGLFTEEERVRFDAYALAASDHLVAGDVHAKCVRGNEMLFVADWNAEELAAELRELEEIMQGGGGTRSDGSSSSKKRTDTLNSATGVFTSFFSARNAGKTSAAVAALLSAPKFSRNIGEGGTGNADTVTTSSGIPNINGTSNNTDRDVLQQSIDVDVLSAANFTFHAVSTSALKGESMVRRVGNITGDTFECGSYSVGPLSRNQKTMRVRLRWRVASRPPRDAAPFLPYLLSGLKPRQKSAEGDGTAGKEGVKRPRSEVAKSAGDDDAKKNVFDDFTQQTMLHDTLQEKKEALRRRLEALQGGNATLGT, from the coding sequence ATGTATAGAACGTGGGTAAGAACATGGAAAGAAGGCAGTAACCGTCGTGAAAATGTTGTGCCGATGTGCACATTTGTGGGGCCTGATTTGTACTCGTCAGACGTGAGGGTCTACACCGCTGTTATACGCTGCGCTCACTCGCGCCCCCTGCCTtatcctttatttctttcacaTCCGcattctttcattttcgtttctttttttattttgcatgATGTCTTGTTCACGATAATCAATGTTAACCACCAATTTATCGGGTGGAGGGTCTTTGCAGAAATGGGTGTCCCATTACTTCTCACTTGGTTAAGGCGACGGTTTGCGGCGTGTTTTCTCCCTAGCAACAGTAACGTGAGTGCCGACTGCTTGTACATCGATGTCAATGGACTGGTGTACCAGGCAGCCACCCTCGCTACTTCTGGTGGCGGGGACCCAGCAGACATCGAGGCAGCCATTCTGCGCAGACTGTTTGATCTCCTGGACGACATTGTGTTACGTCTCGTCCGGCCGCGCTCGCTGGTGTATCTGGCTGTTGATGGTATTTCACCCATGGGAAAACTCGCCCAACAGCGCTCACGACGACGACGGCGACGACGCCAGGACCCGCATTCACACGTTCGTACCACGGAATGGGACAGCAACAGCATCAGCGTTGGAACGTCTTTCATGTCATCTCTGACGGATGCACTGCACTTTTATTGCGCAAGTCGCGCGGAGCGCATAAATGTGGAGCGGCTTCGTGAGTATAAGCAACGTGACGTTGGGAAAGACGTTGCAAGCGCTGGTTTCCCAGCCAACGAGAAAGCAGCACCCTCGCTCATTACGTTTGTGTCAGATAACGTGTGGCGTCCCGGTGAGGGCGAGTCGAAGATTGCAGATGCCATACGGCGCTTTCGCTCGCAACCAAACTATGATCCAAACACCGCGCACGTCATTTGTAGTTCAGACACGGATGTGACTGTGTGTTCTCTGATACTACACGAACCTAACATTCATGTACTGCGCTATGAACATGTTTCAGCTAGCACCGCCAAAGGTGGCAACAATAACTGGCAAACCTACGCAGGCGACAGCTGGGCGTCCACATTCTTCAGTATCTACGCTTTCCGTGAAGAACTTCGACTAAGGCTCCGGATAGAGCAAACTTGTAGTAACACTATGTCGGCTGAGGAGCTGGAAAAACTCAACAAACAGTTTGAGGCTGCTCTTCATGACGTGGTGTTTGTATTGCTCTTGTTTGGAAACGACTTTTTACCATCCGTCGGATGTCGAATTGAGGAGGGCTTTCTTGACAGTCTCCTGGAGATGCTCGCCACTGACTTCGTTACACGGGGACGATCTATCGTTGATCCAGTTACTAACACCATTCAATTCGATGCTGCACGATACGCCCTGGAGTCTCTCGCAGAGATGCGCAACGAGCGTTCGGGTGGGCTCCAAGTTGACAACGGTGCAGAAGGTGCCGCAGATTGGGGGTTCGTTAATGAACAATTTCTGCAGCGGAAGGCAGCAGAGGAGGCAGAGAAGGCGCCTTGGTGTTACGCCTATTGGACAATGCTGCAGTGGTCACTGCAAAACAGCGCTGGTGTCGTGGAGCACTGGGGTTGCTACTACCCCTATAGTACCGCGCCCCCGTTGCATCTGCTTCAAAAGTACTGCGGAACACTCTCATATGATGCCCTGATGGAGTTAGCGGAGAAGAGGAGCCGTAGGAAAGTTGGCCACCACAATCGGGCCCACGATGGGACTAACTCGGGCTCAGGGGAACGGGTGGTGAGGCTGCGGGGACCGGGGCCCACCGACGTGCTGGTGCAGCTGCTCGTCCTTCTGCCTACTCGTAGTATCGCGCTGCTCCCAACTGCAGTGCGAAAGGGATATTCGGAAATTGAGCCCATTGTAGTTGCCCCTGTGGAGGAAATCGACTTTGCTGCAGTCCAAACGTGGTGCGCAACGAAACGGGGGTTGTTCACGGAGGAGGAACGCGTGCGGTTCGATGCGTACGCACTCGCCGCGAGTGACCATCTGGTTGCGGGCGACGTGCATGCAAAATGTGTTCGGGGAAACGAGATGCTTTTTGTCGCTGACTGGAATGCTGAGGAGCTTGCCGCGGAGTTGAGAGAACTCGAGGAAATAATGCAAGGTGGGGGTGGCACCCGCAGTGACGGATCGTCCAGTAGCAAAAAGCGGACAGACACCCTAAACAGTGCAACCGGCGTTTTCacgtcttttttctctgcgaGAAACGCAGGAAAGACATCGGCAGCGGTAGCAGCCTTACTTAGCGCCCCGAAATTCTCCAGAAATATCGGAGAGGGGGGCACCGGCAATGCCGACACTGTCACCACAAGCAGCGGCATCCCAAATATAAATGGCACCTCAAACAACACCGATAGAGATGTCTTACAGCAATCGATTGACGTCGACGTGCTGAGTGCCGCAAACTTCACCTTTCATGCTGTTTCGACATCAGCACTAAAGGGTGAATCGATGGTTCGTCGGGTTGGTAATATCACTGGGGACACCTTCGAGTGTGGTTCGTACAGCGTCGGTCCGTTGTCGCGCAATCAGAAAACGATGCGCGTCAGATTGCGGTGGCGCGTTGCGTCCAGGCCGCCTCGAGACGCTGCACCATTTTTGCCGTATTTGCTTTCAGGCTTGAAGCCCCGGCAGAAAAGTGCAGAAGGTGATGGAACCGCCGGAAAGGAGGGGGTGAAGCGCCCCCGGTCGGAGGTAGCCAAATCGGCGGGGGATGATGACGCCAAGAAGAATGTTTTCGACGACTTCACACAGCAAACAATGTTACACGATACCttgcaggagaaaaaagaggccCTGCGACGCCGTCTGGAGGCACTTCAGGGGGGAAATGCCACCCTGGGGACCTAA
- a CDS encoding T. brucei spp.-specific protein, with product MWRQRGQEECGRAHQRAVRWPRVLHNSGFPFPTSPFPTRIDFNDRRGKAPLARRGRTPPCIYPLAPFGSSALTAEVQLKWPCIKGALVKGPNYVGKYDMYLFVTLQRLVEEGHLAPSVSQCPVNQGQPRVEKQQVVDMREGEKVREAKPCTCVKEKKG from the coding sequence ATGTGGCGTCAACGGGGGCAAGAAGAATGCGGCAGAGCGCACCAGCGGGCTGTCCGGTGGCCCCGTGTTTTACATAACTCTGGTTTTCCCTTTCCGACTTCACCCTTCCCCACCCGTATCGACTTCAACGACCGGAGGGGAAAGGCCCCTTTGGCGAGAAGGGGGAGGACGCCTCCGTGCATTTATCCCCTCGCACCTTTCGGCTCCTCAGCGCTCACAGCGGAGGTGCAACTGAAGTGGCCGTGCATAAAAGGAGCGTTAGTTAAGGGACCTAATTATGTTGGAAAGTATGACATGTACTTGTTCGTAACACTACAGCGCCTGGTAGAAGAGGGTCATTTGGCTCCCAGCGTCAGCCAGTGTCCTGTAAATCAAGGGCAGCCGCGGGTTGAAAAGCAACAAGTCGTTGACatgagggaaggggaaaaagtgagGGAAGCGAAGCCCTGCACATgcgtgaaagaaaagaagggataA
- a CDS encoding ribonuclease, putative gives MQVTRDNLPTVLPKFVQLLKTCDFYAFDEEMTGINVPELPESVTDTPQETYNAKRAAASRYNIIQVGICLFHKNSENGPSTPASYVARPFNFVIFPNHEDDSPSLGRGDDVVLNPSSLAFLRRHDMNFQSWVYRGMGYCDAAREVVLRQNHEEKYHPNLNDSTEQRRRHAQSMELLTQEERSWFDGAVAAAQSLCERARAAVERAQAQCAEKGRPGAIELDAAMDLQRSGGRDVVIQPQRNKNARECLQRHIAQHFQDISLTFRRSGSTYHGTFKVLFPGEQARILEKESALRERELVDMLGFRLVFKALVESSKPCVGHNCLADVLFLLASLDGELPAALPEFKHRVVQLFPKVFDTKYIASRQDLFPAGRFGSRYLAGYFDEYGFCSANVRVSLPLGFEEYDPLTLSSVERSAGGNGAPVHEAGYDALLTGTLLLNLLAEIGGGDVTTAPAGLTNRLALFRSLFAINLNPDGEDEYLPQSGALTLQHEKHIKSHHIDSCFSAFSLQHVALYPIDDMRTLAVLPLSWTKACNLDVEDVSGLSVQMTSRFPQYFQASPFTFPAGTKGAFRATPVSLARTVCKALRR, from the coding sequence ATGCAGGTGACACGGGACAATTTACCGACCGTGCTTCCCAAATTTGTACAGCTTCTGAAAACCTGCGACTTCTATGCATTCGACGAGGAAATGACAGGAATCAATGTGCCTGAGCTCCCAGAGTCTGTCACCGATACGCCCCAGGAAACCTACAACGCAAAGCGAGCAGCGGCAAGCCGCTACAATATAATTCAAGTCGGGATATGCCTCTTTCACAAAAATAGCGAAAACGGGCCTTCTACACCAGCGTCGTATGTTGCCCGCCCCTTCAactttgttattttccccAATCATGAAGACGACTCGCCAAGCTTGGGGAGGGGAGACGACGTGGTGCTAAATCCTTCGTCCCTTGCATTCCTTCGGCGGCACGACATGAATTTTCAGTCGTGGGTGTACCGTGGCATGGGTTATTGCGATGCCGCCCGTGAGGTGGTATTGCGCCAAAATCATGAAGAAAAGTACCACCCTAACCTAAATGACTCTACAGAGCAACGACGGCGCCACGCGCAGTCTATGGAACTCCTAACCCAGGAAGAGAGAAGTTGGTTTGATGGGGCCGTTGCCGCAGCGCAGAGCCTCTGTGAGCGTGCCCGGGCCGCAGTGGAGCGCGCACAGGCGCAATGTGCTGAAAAGGGACGTCCTGGTGCAATTGAGCTGGATGCCGCGATGGATCTCCAGCGATCCGGTGGACGCGATGTCGTCATACAGCCgcagagaaacaaaaatgccCGAGAATGTCTGCAGCGGCACATCGCACAACACTTCCAAGATATTTCTCTCACGTTCCGACGGAGCGGTTCGACTTATCATGGCACCTTTAAGGTCCTCTTTCCCGGCGAGCAGGCTCGTATTCTCGAGAAGGAATCCGCGCTGAGAGAACGCGAATTGGTGGATATGCTAGGTTTCCGCCTCGTTTTTAAGGCACTTGTCGAAAGTTCGAAGCCTTGTGTTGGGCACAACTGCCTAGCGGACGTTCTCTTTCTACTAGCTTCTCTCGATGGAGAACTTCCCGCCGCATTGCCCGAGTTCAAGCATCGCGTCGTCCAGCTGTTCCCGAAAGTGTTCGACACCAAGTATATTGCCAGCCGCCAAGATCTCTTTCCGGCGGGCAGATTTGGCTCTCGCTACTTGGCGGGGTATTTTGACGAATATGGATTTTGCTCGGCAAACGTTCGAGTATCACTTCCGTTGGGCTTCGAGGAATATGACCCGCTGACACTTTCTTCAGTGGAGAGAAGCGCAGGTGGCAATGGCGCACCGGTTCACGAAGCCGGATACGACGCCTTGTTGACTGGGACGCTGTTGCTTAATCTACTCGCGGAAATTGGAGGAGGTGACGTGACGACGGCCCCAGCAGGGTTGACGAATAGGTTGGCCCTCTTTCGTTCCCTATTCGCCATTAACCTAAATCCCGACGGTGAAGATGAATACCTTCCTCAAAGCGGTGCGTTAACGCTACAACACGAAAAACACATCAAGTCTCATCATATCGACAGCTGCTTTTCAGCCTTCTCCTTGCAACATGTAGCCCTGTACCCGATCGACGACATGCGCACCCTTGCTGTGCTCCCCTTGTCGTGGACAAAAGCGTGCAACCTCGACGTTGAGGATGTGAGTGGGCTTTCTGTGCAAATGACCTCGCGCTTCCCTCAGTACTTCCAGGCGTCTCCGTTCACATTCCCTGCAGGTACTAAAGGCGCCTTCCGCGCAACACCCGTCTCTCTAGCAAGAACGGTTTGCAAAGCACTaagaaggtga
- a CDS encoding T. brucei spp.-specific protein: MEYAAPIEMSRQSTHEPGTDPKSMNAAFATHHPRHSDKTKREATTQYLLVYDPFILFFVVCWVVRLFFRGGDNSPAVRHHESAVFAVNFEWERKRPSFSSFRASFCMGRSVGKLLTAWRCLVSSSFSLFVYVGWSILVLKTGGLATPNPHVLVRVWAEYGFQKGRIKKRG; this comes from the coding sequence ATGGAGTATGCCGCTCCGATCGAGATGTCAAGACAAAGTACGCATGAACCGGGCACCGATCCCAAGTCGATGAATGCGGCGTTTGCAACCCATCATCCTCGGCATTCAGACAAGACGAAAAGAGAGGCGACCACGCAGTATTTATTAGTATACGATCCTTTTATATTGTTCTTTGTGGTATGTTGGGTTGTACGGCTGTTTTTCCGGGGTGGGGACAACTCACCTGCAGTGCGTCATCACGAAAGCGCCGTGTTTGCAGTAAACTTTGAGTGGGAACGGAAGCGTCCCTCGTTTTCGTCCTTCCGTGCATCGTTTTGTATGGGCCGTTCTGTGGGTAAACTTTTAACAGCTTGGCGTTGTCTTGTCTCCTCGtcgttttctttatttgtgtaCGTTGGTTGGTCCATCCTCGTATTGAAAACAGGCGGCCTCGCTACGCCGAATCCCCACGTACTGGTTCGGGTTTGGGCCGAATACGGCTTCCAAAAGGGAaggataaagaaaagggggtaa
- a CDS encoding T. brucei spp.-specific protein, with protein MDQVIKQSCLPRFGGADKMSFSQPALQRPAQPPSTQRQGDRCPILGEANQASRQNPPSKMHPKVIPVAVTAIRRFEKIRELHSYISLIKMPKKGGRRCQFPGWRGSSIDIPTTPTPSVLWCIPDFSSRPVGLEAG; from the coding sequence ATGGATCAAGTAATAAAGCAATCGTGTCTCCCGCGCTTCGGTGGCGCGGACAAAATGAGTTTTTCACAGCCTGCATTGCAGCGGCCTGCCCAACCCCCGTCAACACAACGTCAGGGGGACCGGTGTCCAATCCTCGGAGAAGCAAACCAGGCTAGTAGACAAAACCCCCCTTCCAAGATGCATCCTAAGGTCATTCCGGTGGCCGTAACCGCAATCCGACGTTTCGAGAAGATTAGGGAGCTTCATTCGTACATATCGCTTATTAAAATGCCAAAGAAAGGTGGAAGAAGGTGTCAATTTCCAGGTTGGCGGGGTTCCTCCATCGACATCCCGACGACCCCTACTCCTTCAGTGCTATGGTGCATTCCCGACTTCTCATCTCGTCCCGTTGGACTGGAGGCCGGTTGA
- a CDS encoding T. brucei spp.-specific protein: protein MLAVGFPPSLTPKRNLSIRRRCECRIREAYFTSLRPVRHRASKEASQAVPVAASQGGTKKRILLEPAPAVHRTALRAEPATFIIRIWLLVISHLRGCTHKTILFRVRS, encoded by the coding sequence ATGTTGGCCGTTGGTTTCCCACCCAGTCTCACACCCAAACGCAATCTCTCCATACGCAGGAGGTGTGAATGCCGCATCCGGGAGGCTTATTTTACGTCGTTGAGACCCGTGAGGCACAGGGCCTCAAAAGAAGCGAGCCAGGCAGTTCCCGTTGCAGCGAGCCAAggtggaacaaaaaaaaggatcctTCTGGAACCGGCTCCTGCCGTTCATCGAACAGCTCTCCGGGCGGAGCCAGCAACCTTCATCATCAGGATTTGGTTGTTGGTTATTTCTCATTTAAGAGGTTGTACTCATAAAACGATTCTGTTCAGAGTACGGTCTTAA
- a CDS encoding T. brucei spp.-specific protein, with protein sequence MYTASPFSFAVPLRSQAANLSSKVVTPFHLSAGRVCSKAFPQRAVGPSPRQNRHIRHRHFPVPLVPEQLRHAVGTACATGSRRRVPLSGHFIVLNPEVTGNKPCRRARAPVDELLLATCAVCVANSAHTGAAPEAWNEGHGVNERRKPNFLSCSPPFFFGGSPNVTSVATFSPC encoded by the coding sequence ATGTATACTGCTTCGCCTTTCTCGTTTGCTGTACCATTGCGGAGCCAAGCGGCAAACCTCTCTTCCAAAGTTGTCACCCCCTTCCACTTAAGCGCAGGACGTGTGTGTTCGAAGGCTTTTCCTCAGCGCGCAGTGGGCCCTTCCCCCCGTCAAAATAGACATatccgccaccgccacttcCCCGTCCCCCTTGTGCCGGAGCAGCTGCGTCACGCTGTCGGCACCGCGTGTGCGACAGGTTCGCGGCGGAGAGTCCCCCTTTCCGGTCATTTCATTGTGCTCAATCCCGAAGTGACCGGAAACAAGCCGTGCCGACGTGCACGCGCGCCTGTTGATGAATTGCTCCTGGCAACTTGTGCGGTGTGCGTGGCAAATTCTGCGCACACCGGCGCTGCACCAGAGGCTTGGAATGAGGGACACGGAGTCAACGAACGTCGTAAACCCAACTTCCTCTCTTGCtccccacctttttttttcggaggtTCTCCGAACGTCACTTCCGTCGCGACGTTCTCTCCTTGTTAA
- a CDS encoding T. brucei spp.-specific protein, whose product MRGNVMNLYPPLEAPVLAPCRGVCFGRCCFFFVAGVALHYPSHCSLYSDIPSYVGLEHLRKRYDRIHIASFLMFYSFRYLVTFKGKNTFDFTDARLTPLLTVGRSNRATGFLTNRGVYPGAVMLQKMVSTRRIIAIQNRSAVR is encoded by the coding sequence ATGAGGGGCAACGTTATGAACTTGTATCCACCTTTGGAAGCTCCTGTTTTAGCCCCGTGCAGGGGAGTTTGTTTTGGgcgctgttgttttttttttgttgctggcgttgctctgcattATCCTTCGCATTGTTCACTTTATTCCGATATTCCGAGTTATGTGGGGCTCGAACATCTCCGGAAGCGATACGACCGGATACACATTGCTTCATTTCTCATGTTTTATAGTTTTCGCTACCTTGTTACTTTTAAGGGCAAAAATACATTTGATTTCACGGATGCTAGACTTACACCCCTCCTCACCGTTGGGCGCTCGAATCGTGCGACAGGTTTCCTGACAAACCGTGGTGTGTACCCAGGGGCGGTCATGCTGCAAAAAATGGTCAGTACCAGGCGGATAATCGCGATTCAAAACCGAAGCGCAGTCAGATAA